GTGCCCAGCTCCACACCCCCACACCCGGTCGACACCGCCGCCGACGCGGTACCGTCGCCGCGGCCGCCCTCGCCGCGCTCGGTCTGGCCGCCGCCGGTGCGGCCGCCGCACTGAGCGGCGGCGACGCCCTGGCCTCCACGACCGCGGCGGCCGGCCTCGGCAGCAACTGGTACGCCTCGGCCCCGTACCTGATGCCGGAGGACAACTCGCCGCCGGACCCGGCCGCGGTGATGGACGCCACCGGCCAGAAGGCCTTCCAACTGGCCTTCATCCTCGACTCGGGCGGCTGCAACCCGGCCTGGGGCGGCACCTCCTCGATCGACACCGACACCACGATGCCCGCGGTGATCCAGAAGATCCGGGCGAAGGGCGGTGACGTCTCCGTCTCGGTCGGCGGCTACGGCGGCAACAAGCTCGGCCAGGGCTGCGGTACCCCGGAGGCGACCGCGGCCGGCTATCAGAAGGTCATCACCAAGTACCAGTTGAAGGCGATCGACTTCGACCTGGAGGAGCCGGAGTACGAGAACACGGCGGCGATCCACAACGAGATCGGCGCGGCGCGGATCCTCCAGAAGAACAACCCCGGCCTCTACATCTCGATCACCACCGCCGGCACCAACGCGGGCACCGGCTGGTTCGGGACGCAGATGCTGAACGAGGCCAAGTCGC
This genomic window from Streptomyces sp. TLI_235 contains:
- a CDS encoding chitinase; the encoded protein is MERAQLHTPTPGRHRRRRGTVAAAALAALGLAAAGAAAALSGGDALASTTAAAGLGSNWYASAPYLMPEDNSPPDPAAVMDATGQKAFQLAFILDSGGCNPAWGGTSSIDTDTTMPAVIQKIRAKGGDVSVSVGGYGGNKLGQGCGTPEATAAGYQKVITKYQLKAIDFDLEEPEYENTAAIHNEIGAARILQKNNPGLYISITTAGTNAGTGWFGTQMLNEAKSQGFTPNNYSIMPFDGGFNGAAAQTDALVKFNNILQTTFGWDEATAYAHEGVSLMNGRTDAAEYFRQADFQTVLDFATAHKLARYTYWSVNRDRQCAGTVDPGLSGSCSSVAQNDWDFTKFTVKFAGATPPTTPPTSTPPTSTPPTSSSPTAPGGTCTDPAWSATTTYVANNKVSYQGHKYHAKWWTLNEVPTASGQWGVWADDGPC